A segment of the Aromatoleum aromaticum EbN1 genome:
GCACTACTGGGTCAATGTGCTATGCATGGCACCCGGTGTCGCCGGTCGGCGCAAGGCGCAGAAGACGCGTTCCGAAGGTGGCAGCGCGATCTTCCCGGCGAAACTCCTTGAAATCACGCTCAGCAACGGCTACGACTGGTCGTACGCCGACATGCAGATGGGCCCCGAAACCGGGCACGCGAAGGATTTCGCGACTTTCGACCAGCTCTGGGAAGCGTTCCGCAAGCAGTACCAGTACGCGATCGCCCTGGCGATCCGCTGCAAGGACGTGTCGCGCACGATGGAGTGCCGTTTCCTGCAAATGCCGTTCGTCTCGGCGCTCGACGACGGCTGCATGGAACTCGGCATGGATGCGAACGCGCTGTCGGAGCAACCCAACGGCTGGCACAACCCGATTACGACGATCGTCGCCGGCAACTCGCTCGTCGCGATCAAGAAGCTGATCTACGACGAGAAGAAGTACACGATGGAGCAGCTCATGGACGCCCTGAAGGCGAACTGGGAAGGCTACGAGGAGATGCGCCGCGACTTCAAGAACGCGCCGAAGTGGGGCAACGACGACGACGCCGCGGACACGCTTATCTCGCGTTTTTACGAGGAAATCCTCGGCGGCGAGATGATGAAGAACATCAACTACTCGGGTGGCCCGGTCAAGCCGGTGGGACAGGCGGTCGGCCTCTACATGGAAGTCGGCTCACGCACTGGTCCCACGCCGGACGGGCGCTTCGGCGGCGAAGCGGCCGATGACGGAGGCATTTCGCCGTATTCGGGCACCGACAAGAAAGGGCCGACCGCGGTGCTGCGCTCGGTGTCGAAAGTGCAGAAAAATCAGAAGGCCAATCTGCTCAACCAGCGTCTGTCTGTCCCGATCATGCGCAGCAAGCATGGGTTCGACATCTGGCACGCCTACATGGACACCTGGCACGAGCTCAACATCGACCACGTGCAGTTCAACGTGGTCAGCACCGAGGAAATGAAAGCTGCGCAGCGCGAGCCTGAAAAGCACCAGGACCTGATCGTGCGGGTATCCGGGTTCAGTGCCCGCTTCGTAGACATCCCGACTTACGGGCAGAACACGATCATCGCCCGCAACGAACAGGACTTCAACGCACAGGATCTCGAATTCCTGAACGCCGAACTGTGACGGCGTGGGCCGGGAACGCGGCGAAACGACCCGCGTTCCTGCCCTCTCCCGCGGCTTCCACGGATTGATCGACAACCTTGTCATTGGGATACCCATCATGAGCGCAACCCCGCATACCCAGGTGCACTGGGAAGAAAACACGCCAAGCCCCTGTCGCAAGTGCAAATGGCAGACGCCCGACCCGACGGATCCGCTGCGCGGTCAATGCACCGTCAACCGGCACGCGATGGGCGGCGTCTGGAAACGCTGGATCCGCGACGTCGAGCACATGACCTGCAGCCGTCACGAGGAAGGCGAACTGAGCTTCCGCGACCACGTGTAACGCCACGCGTGCCGGAATGATCCGACGGCCGTGCGGGGGCGACATCCTCCCGCCGGCTGTCGAACCGGACGGGCCGGCGTGCCCGAAATGCTTCCCCTCCCCCAACAGGGCCAGACATCATGAAGACCAGCGGACTCCTCGACAGCGTGCACGTCCCGGCCGCCGACCCCTACTACTACCTGAATACCGAGACCCTGAGCCTGCTCAACCGCATTCACCGGATCTCGGAGAAACATCCGGTCAATGTGCTGGTCGTCGGCAAGCAGGGCTGCGGAAAATCTTCCCTCGTGCGGCAATACGCTGCCGTGCACCGCCTGCCGCTGGCGACTTTCCAGATCGGCGTGCTGTCCGAACCCGGGCAGCTCTTCGGCGAATACGCGCTCGAAAACGGCGAGACCCGCTACAAGCAGTTCCTGTTTCCGCAGGCGATCCAGACGCCGCGCTGCGTGATCCACCTCGAGGAGATCAACCGCCCGGAGCATCCGAAAGCGCTCAACATGCTGTTCTCGATCCTGTCGGACGACCGCCAGGTGTGGATGGACGAGCTCGGACTGCTGAAGGTCGCCGACGGCGTGGTGTTCTTCGCGACGCTCAACGAAGGCGACGAATTCGTCGGCACCGAACTGCTCGACCCGGCACTGCGCGACCGCTTCTACGTCACCGCGATGGACTTCCTACCCAACGACGTCGAGAAGGAAGTGCTGCAGAAGAAGGCCGGCGTCACGCCCGCGCAGGCGAGCGAGATCATCAACGTCGTCAATAGCCTGCGCGCGAGCCCGGAACTCGGCGTCGAGGTGTCCACACGCAAGACGTTGATGATCGGCGAGATGATCGCGGCCGGCGGCAGCCTGCGCGAAGCGATCGCCGCGAGTCTGCAGACGGACCGCGAGACGCTCGAGTCGGTGCTGCTGTCGCTGCACGTCGGTCTCGGCAAGATCGAGCGGGGCAAGACCGAATACGTGCTGTTCACGCCGCGCCCCTGACCCGTTTCGCCCGCGCTCCCTCCTCCACACAAGGGATTCCGTCGATGCCTTCAACTCCCGCCTCGCCCGTGATCGAACGCTTCGAGATTCCCGGCGCGGAAGGCCATTCCGAGTTCTGGCGCCGCGACAGGTCGCCGATCGAACCGCTGGAGCTCGCGAAGCTGCTGCGGGCGCTGCGCAAGGTGGCCGCGTTCGTCGGCCGCAACACCGGCGACATCATCTGGTCCGGCATGGCCGAGGACGGCTCCGGGACGATCGCGATCGACCCGTCACCCGTTCTCGGCTGCTACCCGGTCCCGGCGGCGCTGACCGACCTGATGGTCGGCATCACCGCCCACGAAGCCACCCTGCGCACCGAATGGAGCGCGCGGGTCCACGAACTCGCGCACGCCCGGCTCGAGCCGCCGCCGCAATACGAGTACAAGTTCAGGCTCTTCGTCGACCTGTGCGAAGCCGTCTACGTCGATAACCTCGCGAACCGCAACGTCCTCGGGCGCTACACGGAGATCGCGCGGCGCTGGCGCGTCGAGAACAACGCGCGCAAGCTGCTGTCGCCGCCGACGCTGTCCGAGTTGCTGCACCTGTGGTGGGTTTTCGCGACCAACGGCGACGCGGAGCGGTACCGGACGCGATGGCTCGATCCGTGGCTCGAAGGCCTGCTCGACCGGGCCGCGTTCGACAAGTTCTACCGCGAACCGCTCGAACAGCTCGCTACGCTCGTGCCTGCGCTGCGCGAGCAGTGCCCGGCGATTCCCGGGATCGCCGAGCGCGTCGAGTTCCGTGTCGAGCGCTACCTGGCATTGTGGAAAACGCTGCTGCCGCGCGTGCGCTTCTGGATCGGCGACAGCGGCGACCGGTTCATGGTGCCTGCCGAGTGCGACGACGACGCCGCAACCGAGGACGCCGAGCGCAAGGCGGTCAAGGCGACCATCGTCAGCTACGCGAAACTGATCGAGCGCGCGCTGCCGGCGAAGAACCGCGACCTCACCGGGCAGGTGCTCGACAACGTGATGAACGCCGAAGGCGTCGTCCGTATCGAGGGCAGCGACATCCTGATGCCGGCGCAGAACCTCGTCGACGCAGTGTTGCGGCGCAAGCTCGAGCGTGTCGTGCGCAGCGCCGCGCAGCGCACAGCCGCGTTCAACCGCGGGCTCACCTCCGGCAAGATCCACAGCCGCCGCCTGTATCGCGCGCATACCACCGGCACGGTGTTCCAGGAAAAGAAGAACGAATTCGACCTGCGCAACGACGTCGTGCTGCTCGTCGATGCGACCGGCTCGATGGCCGATCCAGCGAAATGGAACCAGGCCGAGACGCTGTTCCAGACCCTGTTCATGGCCATTCACGCGTACGCGAAGAACGCGCGTCTCTTCGCCTACAACGAGGCGCGCGGCGCGTGCCGGATCTCGGAGCTGTTCCGCGGCGGGCGCATGCACACGGTGCTGCCGCAAGGCAAGACGGCGTCCGGCGAGGCGATCATCGCCACCGTGCTGGCGAGCCCGAGTCGCGCGCGGCGCCGCATCGTCGTGCACATCACCGACGGCGCGTCGAACTGGGGCTGCGGCGTGGCCGAGGCGATCGCGTTCTGCCGCCGGCGCAACATCGGCCTGCTGACGCTCGGCATGGGCTGCAGCCCGGCCGCGAAGCAGTCGCTGCGCGACGAGTACGGCAAGCTCGTGCAGTTCGTCGACGATCCGGGCGAGCTGCCGCCCCTGCTCGCGAGCCTGCTCAATTACGACGCTCGCCACTGAGGACGCGCCATGACGGAAACGCTCGTCGCTCACGTGCTCGACTATGAATGGGGGCTGTTCATCCAGGTGCGCGGCGCCGGTCCCGCTCCGTGCCAGAGCGCTCCCGACAGTTTCCGCGCGATTCGCGGCAGCCTCTTCGCGCTATGGACCGACGAAATGCTCGCGGCCTACCTCGAAACGCTCGAACGCGCGGTCGCGCAGGGGCGCAACCCGCTCGCCGAGAAATACGCGCGCATGGACGGGCTGATCCCGCCGCTGTCCGACAACCCGCTGATTCCAACGATCGTCGCGATCGAGGAGCGCTGGCAGGGCGAGCTGCAGGCGCGTTTCCCGGCGCTGTACCGCCGCTGCTGCCGCAGCCGCGCGCCGACCGGGGACGGGCGGGAGTTCTCGGTCTATCTGCATTGCGAGCTAGAGACGTACGGCGAGCGGACCGTGCAGCTCTACTACGAGAACGTCGCGCGCGCCGACGCCGCCGGCCGCAATCTCGCGATCGACGCGCTCGACCGCCTCGTCGCGCAAAGCGGCTACGCCGATCTCGAACAGGCCGAGCGCGTGCTGGCCGGGCAGGCGTCAGGGTGAACGGCTCGAGTCCGCGCTTCGCTCGCGCTCCAAGGCCCGCGCCGGCCGAGACGCGCGTTGCCGCCGTGCTGCTGCCGGGCCGCACGCGCCCCGCGCATCTGCTGTGGCTGATCACCGGCTTCTGGATGCTGCAGCCGTTGTCGACGGACCTGTATCTGGCGTCGCTGCCGGAACTGGCGTCGTATTTCCATGCGTCGCCGGCGCTCGTGCAGCAGACGCTGTCGATGTTCGCGCTCGGCGTCGCGGTGTCGCAGCTCGTCAGCGGACCGCTGTCGGACCGCTTCGGCCGGCGTCCGATCCTCCTCGCCGGCGTGCTGGTCTACGCCGCGGCGAGTCTCGCCTGCACGCTCGCGACGCGCATCGACGCGCTGCTCATCGGCCGCTTCATGCAGGCTGCCGGTAGTTGCACGGTCGCGGTGATCGCCCGCGCGGTGGTCCGCGACACCTACCCGATCGGTGAAGGCGCGCACGTGATCGCCCGCTCGACGAGCATCCTCGCGGTGGCGCTGCTGCTCGCCCCCGTCGTCGGTGCGCAGCTCCAGGCATCCTTCGGCTGGCGCGCCAACTTCGCGCTGCTGACGCTCGGCGGCGCGGCGCTCGGGCTCGCGTCGGTGCTGCGCTTCGCCGAGACGATTGCGCGTCGCAACCCCGCTGCGATGCGGCCGGCCACACTGCTCGGTAACTACGGCGCGCTGCTGCGCAGCCCGGCGTTCTGGGCTTACGCGTTGCCGGGCAGCCTCTCCTTCGGCATGGTGTTCGTCTACATTTCCGGCGCCTCGTTCGCGCTGATCGACGTGCTGCACGTGCCGACGCGCTACTTCGGCTACTGCTTCGCGCTGGGCGTGCTCGGCTATCTCTTCGGCACGCAGGCGTGCCGGCGCCTGCTGCGGCACTACGGGCTGTCGCGCACGCTTCGCGTCGGCAGCACGCTCGGGCTCGCGGCGGGCACGACGTTCGCCGCAGGGCTCGCGCTGGACCTGCAGCACTGGGCCACCGTCGTCGTCGCGCACTTTCTCGTCACGCTCGCGCATGGCATCAACAGCCCGTGCGCGCAGAGCGGCGCCGTCGCGCCATTCCCCGAAAAGGCCGGCGCCGCGGCGGCCTTGCTGGGGTCGCTGACGATGCTCTGCGCCTTCTCGGTCGCGACGCTGCTCGGCGCGACCTACGACGGCACGCTCCAGCCGCTGGCGACCCTGTCCGCGCTGCTCGCGATCGCGCTGTTCGTCGCCGAGCGCGCGCTCGCCGCGCATCGCCTGCGGGACAAGGCCCTGTCATGACGCATTCCGGATCCGGCCCGGACGCCGCATGGATCGCCGCGCACGCCGAAGCCTCGCGCTACGTCCTGTCCGAACACGTGATCCGCTCGCTGATGGCGGGACGGATCGAGGTCGCGCAGATCGAAGCGGCGCTGCGCGGCGGCCGCATCATCGAGGAGCACCGGCACCCGGAGCGCAAGACCGCCTACCTGCTGTGCGCCCTCCACGACGGCCGGCCGGTGCACGCGATCGCGGCCCCCGCGGCCGACGGCTGGCTCGTCGTGACCCACGCCTACGTGCCGGCACCGCCGCTCTGGCGCACTGCCCTGCATCGTTCCTCCGGAGAACCGACGATGTCCGATTCGATCACCCAGTGTTTCTTCTGCGGCGGCGCCATCAAGCAGGTGACCGTCGGCAATTTCGACTACCGTCTCGAAGGCCGGCTGTACGTCATCAAGAAGGTTCCCGCCGGCCTGTGCGGGCAGTGCGGCGAAAAATACGTCGACGCCGAGGTCGGCCGGCGCCTCAACGCGCTGATCGTGCGGCAGGCCTTTACCGGCAGCGAAACGGTCGGCGTCATCGACTACGCGACCGCGCCGTGAACGGCCTGACGCTCGCCGAACGTTACTTCGAGCGCTACGGCGACGAATTGCTCGGGGGCGAGTTCGCGCCTTGGCGCGAACGCGTCGCGGTCGGGCTCGCCGGTGACGGTTCCGACTGCCTCGGCTTCGACGACGAACAGTCGCGCGACCACGACTGGGGTCCGGGCTTCTGTCTGTGGCTGACCAATACGGATTACGCCGCGATCGGCGCGTCGCTGCAGCAGGCCTATGACCGACTGCCGAAGTCGTTCGCGGGCTTCGAGCGCTCGACCACCGAGTGGGGCGGCGGACGTGTCGGCGTGCTCGAGATCGGCGCCTGGTACAAGCAGTATCTCGGCCATCCGGACGGCCCGCAGACGCTCTTCGACTGGCTGCGCATCCCGGAAAAGAATCTCGCTGCGTGCACCTCCGGACGCATCTTTCACGACCCGCTCGACGAGTTCTCGCGGCGCCGACGTGAACTGCTCGCGTTCTATCCGGAAGACGTCAGGCTCGCGAAGATCGCCGCCCGCTGCATGTCGATCGGCCAATCGGGCCAGTACAACTTCGCGCGCTCGCTCGCCCGCAGCGAGCTTTTCGCGGCGCGATATGCGGAAACCAAGTTCTGCAACGATCTGATGTCGCTCGTCTATCTGCTGAATCGTCGCTACGCGCCGTATTACAAATGGCTGCACCGCGGCCTGCTCGCGCTGCCGCGGCTAGGCTGCATCGTTCATTCGCAGGTCACGGCGCTGGTGTCGTCGACCGACCCGAACCTGAAGCACGCGCGCATCGACACGCTGTGTGAGGCCGTGATCGCCGAGCTTCGCGGCGAAGGGCTGACCGACTCGGACAGCCCATTTCTTGTCGATCACGGTCCGCTCATCCATGAGCGCATACACGATCCATCATTACGCCCCCTGAGCGTCCTGATCGGCTAGGGCAGCAACGGGAGAGATCCTCATGGCGAAACGGATACTGATCATTGGCGGCAGCTATTTCTCCGGCCGAGTCTTCGTCGAGGAAGCGCTGAAGATGGCGGACGCCGAACTGCATGTCTTCAACCGCGGCAACCTGCCCTTGCGCATGGAGCGCGTGACCGAGCACGTCGGCAACCGGGAGCACCCCGACCGGGTGCGCGAGGGCATTCCGGACGGGGCATGGGACGCCGTCGTCGATTTCTGCGCCTACACCCCGGCTCACGTCGAAACCCTGCTGCGCAATCTGCGTGGCACGGTCCGCCAGTACCTGCTGATCAGCACCACGACCGTGTACCAACAGTCCGCTGGCCGGCCGGTCGACGAGAACGCCCCCCTGCTCGACGGCCCGCAGCCGGAACTGGGCGACTACGCCGATTACGGCTACGACAAGTGCCTCGCCGAGCGCGCCGCGCGGCGCGAATGCGAGCGGCTGGGGATCGCGCTCACGGTGCTGCGACCGGCCATCATCTACGGCTATTACAACTACGCGCCGCGCGAGACGTATTTCTTCGACCGACTGCGCAATCGCGAGCCCGTCGTGATCCCCGAGCCCGCCCGCTCGTCGTTCAACTTCATATGGGTCGTCGACATGGCGCACCTCTTGTGGCGGTGCATCGGCGATCCGCGCGTCTTTGGCGAAACCTTCAATCTCGCCTCGGGCGAAGCGGTGACTCACGCGCGCATCGTCGAAGCGCTCGGCGAGATCGTCGGCAAGACCATCGAAACGCTGCCCCTGCCGGTCGAGGAGATCGCCCGTCGCAACATTCCGCTCCCCTTCCCGCTCGACGAGCACCTTCTCTACAGCGGCGCGAAGATCGACCGCCTGTTCGGCTTCGAGCACACGCCATTTCGCGCCGGCCTGCGCGAAGCGCTGAAGTACTACCTGATGACGAAACGCCGGCAAGAGGCCCTCGCCGGCGAGGCGCGATGAACGCCGACCTGATCCTGTGCAATCTCGTCGCCTTCACGCCGGAGCGCGCACAGAACGCGCGCCGCGCCGAGCTGATCGCGATCAGGGACGGCCGCATCCTTCACGTCGGTGACCGCAGCGCGCGCGCGGCGCTGGCGGGACCGCACACACGCTTCGTCGACTGCCAGGGCGCGACGGTGGTCGCGGGCTTCAACGATGCCCATTGCCATCCGGTCGCATTCGCGATGACGACGCGCTACGTCGATTGCTCGCCGGCACGCGTCGGCAGCATCCCCGAGCTCATCGACGTGCTTCGCGCCCGTGCTGCCGATATGCGGCCCGGCAACTGGCTGCGAGCCGCGAATTACGATCCGGCGACGCTCGCCGAACAGCGCCCGCCGAACCGCTGGGAGCTGGACCGCGCCTCGCCCGCGCATCCGGCGATCCTCGTCGAGCGCGCGGGGCAGCATTGCATCCTCAACAGCCAGGCGCTTGCCTTATGCGGCATCGAAGAGTCGGCGCAGACATCGGATGCCGGACTGATCCACCGGGATCCGGCGAGCGGCCGGATCAACGGCATCGTCTCCGGCAACCACGCGCAGATCGCCGCGGCGATCCCGCCGCTCGCACGCGACGAGATCGATGCCGGCCTGCGCGCGGCGAACCGCATCTTCCTCGAATCCGGCATCACCTCGCTGCAGGACACGAGCTGGTCGAACACGCCGGCGCACTGGCAGGCGATGGCCGACTACAAACGGCGCGGCCTGCTCGCCCCGCGCGTGTCGCTATGCGTCGGCGCCGATGCCGTGGCCGCCTTTGCGGAACAGGGACTGCGTTCGGGAAGCCCCCACGCCGACTGCGAGCCCGACGCACTGCGCATCGGCGCGGCGAAGATCGCGCTCGACGAGAGCACCGATAATCCAGACCCGCCGCAAGAGCTGCTCGACGACACCGCGCTCGCCGCGCACCTGGCCGGCTTCCAGCTGGCGTTTCACGTCCCGGACCTCGGCCTGCTGCAGCGCTCGCTGAACACCCTCGCGTTCTTGCGCGAAAGCTGTTTCCAGTCGTGTTGCCGTCCGCGTTTCGAGCACTGTCCGGTATGCCCGCCCGAATGGATGGACCGCCTGGCGTCCAGCGGCGCAGTGGTCGTCGCGCAGCCCGCGCTGCTTCAACTGGCCGGCCCTGCCTACCGTGAGAGCGTGCCGGCCGATCAGCAGCACCAGCTTTTTCCGTTCCGTTCGTTTCTTCGTCACGGCATTCCGCTGGCGTTCGGCTCCGACGCGCCGCTGGTTTCCTGCGCCCCGCTCAACGGGCTGCAAACCGCAGTCACCCGCCGGGACGACGCAGGCGGTCGCGTCGCGGCGGAGGAAGCCATTTCCGTGGCCGAGGCCCTGCACCTTTACACCTGCGGCGGTGCCTATGCAGCCGGAGAGGACGACGCGAAAGGCACGATCCAGGCCGGCAAGCGCGCCGATCTGGTAGTCATCGCCGGTGCCGGGGAATGGGCGACCGCCGACGACCTCGAGCGCGCGCAGGTCGTCATGACGCTGATTGACGGCAAGATCGCTTGGGCGCAATAGCGCCGAAGCGGAATCGTTTCGGATCGGATTGCGACCGGGGGAGATGTTAGCTCTTCCCGGACCCCATCGAGTAGGTGAATCTCCTCAATTTCCTCCCCTTTCTGCTCATAAATGAGTAGATTATATTTATTCCCTCATTTTTTTGAGGAGATAAAGGAGATCTTCTCAATGACGCAGAAACTACAGCCGGACGCCATTCTTGAAGCGGTCAAGGCGCTTGAAGCGGAAGGCGCTCAGGGTGCCTCGTCGTCCGAAATTCATGCACGAGTCGGCGCCAGCTACGCCACGGTCGGGAGGCTTCTGGACAAACTCGTTCAGGCCCATGCCCTTGTCCGGACCGGGAAAGCGCGGGCCACCCGGTATTTCCTGGCACCGGTCGAAACCGACGTAAGAGAAACGCTCCGCGTCACGGACTTCGTAACCGCGACCGTATCGCCCCCTTGGTCCGACAGAGCGCGGTCATTGCTGGAAGTTCTCAACCGCCCGCTTGGGGCACGAACGCCCGTGACCTACCAGCGCCGGTTTCTCGATGATTACGCTCCGAACGAATCCGCCTTGCTGCCCCGCGAACTCGCGGACGGCTTGGCACAGGAAGGCCGGATGCAGGGGCAGCAACCGGCGGGGACCTATGCCCGGAAGGTCCTCGAACAGCTCCTGATCGATCTGTCCTGGTCGTCGTCCCGGCTGGAGGGCAATACCTATAGCCTGCTGGCGACGGAAGCGTTGTTCAAGAGCGGTGACCCACCGACGGATTCGGAAGGCGTGATGCTGCTCAACCACAAGCGCGCCATCGAATTTCTGGTCGACGCGGTGCCGACCTACGGTCTCAGCGATATCGTCATCCGCAACCTGCACGCGCTGCTGATGCAGGACCTGCTGGCCGATGCCGCAGGGCTGGGCGCGATCCGGACCAAAGTGGTCAATATCTCGGACACCACTTATGTCCCCTCACAGGTGCCCCAGCTTCTTGACGAGATGCTCTCCCGGATCGTTGCCAAGGCCCAGCTCATCAAGAGTCCGGCGGAGGCCGCGTTCTTTCTGTGGGTGAACCTCGCTTACCTGCAGCCCTTTGAAGACGGCAACAAACGCACCAGCAGGCTCGCGGCGAATATCCCGCTGATGCTCTATAACTGCGCGCCGCTTGCCTTTCTCGATGTCGATCAGCAGGACTATGCGAAAGCGATGCTGGGCATCTACGAACTGATTGACGTCACGCTGGCAGCTGAACTCTTCACGTGGACGTACCGGCGGTCCATCCGCAAATACAAAGTGATCCTGGAAGCGATGGGATCGCCCGATCCCTTCAGGGTTCGCCACCGCGAACACTTGAGCGAAGCCGTGCAGCGCGTTGTGAAAAACGGCCTGCCCCTGCAGCAGGCGGTCGCGGCCCTGGGGCTACTCCCCGAGGACATCGGGCCGTTCGTCGAGGCGCTGGAAGCGGAACTCAAAACACTAACCGCGCACAACTGCGCGCGGTACCGGTTGACCATCGGGGAGGTGCAGGCCTGGATCGAACGCGGCAAGCCGATCTGAGCGCCCCCAGGAAACGGCTTTGCCGTTTCCGCCCCCCCGAGGGGGA
Coding sequences within it:
- the bssB gene encoding benzylsuccinate synthase subunit beta, with the translated sequence MSATPHTQVHWEENTPSPCRKCKWQTPDPTDPLRGQCTVNRHAMGGVWKRWIRDVEHMTCSRHEEGELSFRDHV
- a CDS encoding AAA family ATPase is translated as MKTSGLLDSVHVPAADPYYYLNTETLSLLNRIHRISEKHPVNVLVVGKQGCGKSSLVRQYAAVHRLPLATFQIGVLSEPGQLFGEYALENGETRYKQFLFPQAIQTPRCVIHLEEINRPEHPKALNMLFSILSDDRQVWMDELGLLKVADGVVFFATLNEGDEFVGTELLDPALRDRFYVTAMDFLPNDVEKEVLQKKAGVTPAQASEIINVVNSLRASPELGVEVSTRKTLMIGEMIAAGGSLREAIAASLQTDRETLESVLLSLHVGLGKIERGKTEYVLFTPRP
- a CDS encoding vWA domain-containing protein; protein product: MPSTPASPVIERFEIPGAEGHSEFWRRDRSPIEPLELAKLLRALRKVAAFVGRNTGDIIWSGMAEDGSGTIAIDPSPVLGCYPVPAALTDLMVGITAHEATLRTEWSARVHELAHARLEPPPQYEYKFRLFVDLCEAVYVDNLANRNVLGRYTEIARRWRVENNARKLLSPPTLSELLHLWWVFATNGDAERYRTRWLDPWLEGLLDRAAFDKFYREPLEQLATLVPALREQCPAIPGIAERVEFRVERYLALWKTLLPRVRFWIGDSGDRFMVPAECDDDAATEDAERKAVKATIVSYAKLIERALPAKNRDLTGQVLDNVMNAEGVVRIEGSDILMPAQNLVDAVLRRKLERVVRSAAQRTAAFNRGLTSGKIHSRRLYRAHTTGTVFQEKKNEFDLRNDVVLLVDATGSMADPAKWNQAETLFQTLFMAIHAYAKNARLFAYNEARGACRISELFRGGRMHTVLPQGKTASGEAIIATVLASPSRARRRIVVHITDGASNWGCGVAEAIAFCRRRNIGLLTLGMGCSPAAKQSLRDEYGKLVQFVDDPGELPPLLASLLNYDARH
- a CDS encoding DUF4125 family protein, whose translation is MTETLVAHVLDYEWGLFIQVRGAGPAPCQSAPDSFRAIRGSLFALWTDEMLAAYLETLERAVAQGRNPLAEKYARMDGLIPPLSDNPLIPTIVAIEERWQGELQARFPALYRRCCRSRAPTGDGREFSVYLHCELETYGERTVQLYYENVARADAAGRNLAIDALDRLVAQSGYADLEQAERVLAGQASG
- a CDS encoding multidrug effflux MFS transporter, which translates into the protein MNGSSPRFARAPRPAPAETRVAAVLLPGRTRPAHLLWLITGFWMLQPLSTDLYLASLPELASYFHASPALVQQTLSMFALGVAVSQLVSGPLSDRFGRRPILLAGVLVYAAASLACTLATRIDALLIGRFMQAAGSCTVAVIARAVVRDTYPIGEGAHVIARSTSILAVALLLAPVVGAQLQASFGWRANFALLTLGGAALGLASVLRFAETIARRNPAAMRPATLLGNYGALLRSPAFWAYALPGSLSFGMVFVYISGASFALIDVLHVPTRYFGYCFALGVLGYLFGTQACRRLLRHYGLSRTLRVGSTLGLAAGTTFAAGLALDLQHWATVVVAHFLVTLAHGINSPCAQSGAVAPFPEKAGAAAALLGSLTMLCAFSVATLLGATYDGTLQPLATLSALLAIALFVAERALAAHRLRDKALS
- a CDS encoding DUF4258 domain-containing protein produces the protein MTHSGSGPDAAWIAAHAEASRYVLSEHVIRSLMAGRIEVAQIEAALRGGRIIEEHRHPERKTAYLLCALHDGRPVHAIAAPAADGWLVVTHAYVPAPPLWRTALHRSSGEPTMSDSITQCFFCGGAIKQVTVGNFDYRLEGRLYVIKKVPAGLCGQCGEKYVDAEVGRRLNALIVRQAFTGSETVGVIDYATAP
- a CDS encoding DUF4037 domain-containing protein: MNGLTLAERYFERYGDELLGGEFAPWRERVAVGLAGDGSDCLGFDDEQSRDHDWGPGFCLWLTNTDYAAIGASLQQAYDRLPKSFAGFERSTTEWGGGRVGVLEIGAWYKQYLGHPDGPQTLFDWLRIPEKNLAACTSGRIFHDPLDEFSRRRRELLAFYPEDVRLAKIAARCMSIGQSGQYNFARSLARSELFAARYAETKFCNDLMSLVYLLNRRYAPYYKWLHRGLLALPRLGCIVHSQVTALVSSTDPNLKHARIDTLCEAVIAELRGEGLTDSDSPFLVDHGPLIHERIHDPSLRPLSVLIG
- a CDS encoding SDR family oxidoreductase; the encoded protein is MAKRILIIGGSYFSGRVFVEEALKMADAELHVFNRGNLPLRMERVTEHVGNREHPDRVREGIPDGAWDAVVDFCAYTPAHVETLLRNLRGTVRQYLLISTTTVYQQSAGRPVDENAPLLDGPQPELGDYADYGYDKCLAERAARRECERLGIALTVLRPAIIYGYYNYAPRETYFFDRLRNREPVVIPEPARSSFNFIWVVDMAHLLWRCIGDPRVFGETFNLASGEAVTHARIVEALGEIVGKTIETLPLPVEEIARRNIPLPFPLDEHLLYSGAKIDRLFGFEHTPFRAGLREALKYYLMTKRRQEALAGEAR
- a CDS encoding amidohydrolase, with translation MNADLILCNLVAFTPERAQNARRAELIAIRDGRILHVGDRSARAALAGPHTRFVDCQGATVVAGFNDAHCHPVAFAMTTRYVDCSPARVGSIPELIDVLRARAADMRPGNWLRAANYDPATLAEQRPPNRWELDRASPAHPAILVERAGQHCILNSQALALCGIEESAQTSDAGLIHRDPASGRINGIVSGNHAQIAAAIPPLARDEIDAGLRAANRIFLESGITSLQDTSWSNTPAHWQAMADYKRRGLLAPRVSLCVGADAVAAFAEQGLRSGSPHADCEPDALRIGAAKIALDESTDNPDPPQELLDDTALAAHLAGFQLAFHVPDLGLLQRSLNTLAFLRESCFQSCCRPRFEHCPVCPPEWMDRLASSGAVVVAQPALLQLAGPAYRESVPADQQHQLFPFRSFLRHGIPLAFGSDAPLVSCAPLNGLQTAVTRRDDAGGRVAAEEAISVAEALHLYTCGGAYAAGEDDAKGTIQAGKRADLVVIAGAGEWATADDLERAQVVMTLIDGKIAWAQ
- a CDS encoding Fic family protein — encoded protein: MTQKLQPDAILEAVKALEAEGAQGASSSEIHARVGASYATVGRLLDKLVQAHALVRTGKARATRYFLAPVETDVRETLRVTDFVTATVSPPWSDRARSLLEVLNRPLGARTPVTYQRRFLDDYAPNESALLPRELADGLAQEGRMQGQQPAGTYARKVLEQLLIDLSWSSSRLEGNTYSLLATEALFKSGDPPTDSEGVMLLNHKRAIEFLVDAVPTYGLSDIVIRNLHALLMQDLLADAAGLGAIRTKVVNISDTTYVPSQVPQLLDEMLSRIVAKAQLIKSPAEAAFFLWVNLAYLQPFEDGNKRTSRLAANIPLMLYNCAPLAFLDVDQQDYAKAMLGIYELIDVTLAAELFTWTYRRSIRKYKVILEAMGSPDPFRVRHREHLSEAVQRVVKNGLPLQQAVAALGLLPEDIGPFVEALEAELKTLTAHNCARYRLTIGEVQAWIERGKPI